In Streptomyces hawaiiensis, one genomic interval encodes:
- a CDS encoding sensor histidine kinase: MATEYGQGYGLDSGPGFPESTERRHRLPAALRAPVELRSWLELTHVLLSLPISILLFTYAVTMVSLGAGLLVTFLGVPVLAAALAGCRGFGALERMRARALLGLEVAEPEPPRRTKPGAMAWMGAVLKSGASWRALLYAVLHLPWAVFSFVVAVNVWALGWALLTYPLWFWVFPVYAGQEGIQLYGDETHRIYLDNPFEITVTALVGLLFTIATPWIVRALTMVDRLLVHGLLGPSRLASRVVELESDRGVVVDTAAADLRRIERDLHDGAQARLVALAMDLGLAKEKLQEDPQTAARMVDEAHGEVKTALQELRDLARGIHPAVLTDRGLDAALSAVASRCTVPVRVEVDLARRPAPAIEGIAYFTVSELLQNVSKHARATWAGVEVWRTENRLMLQVVDNGVGGADVSQGSGLAGLTDRLDAVDGILVVDSPAGGPTRVTAELPWRGEHVR, translated from the coding sequence ATGGCCACGGAGTACGGACAGGGATACGGGCTCGACAGCGGGCCCGGGTTCCCGGAGAGCACCGAACGGCGGCACCGGCTGCCCGCCGCGCTGCGGGCGCCGGTCGAGCTCCGCAGCTGGCTCGAGCTCACTCATGTGCTGCTCAGCCTGCCGATCAGCATCCTGCTGTTCACCTACGCGGTGACGATGGTGTCGCTGGGGGCGGGGCTGCTGGTCACGTTCCTCGGCGTACCGGTGCTGGCGGCGGCGCTCGCCGGGTGCCGGGGCTTCGGGGCGCTGGAGCGGATGCGGGCGCGGGCGCTGCTGGGCCTGGAGGTGGCCGAGCCGGAGCCGCCGCGGAGGACCAAGCCGGGCGCGATGGCGTGGATGGGGGCCGTCCTCAAGAGCGGCGCCTCGTGGCGGGCCCTGCTGTACGCGGTGCTGCATCTGCCCTGGGCGGTGTTCTCGTTCGTCGTCGCCGTGAACGTGTGGGCGCTGGGCTGGGCGCTGCTGACGTATCCGCTGTGGTTCTGGGTGTTCCCGGTGTACGCCGGTCAGGAGGGGATCCAGCTCTACGGCGACGAGACGCACCGGATCTACCTCGACAATCCCTTCGAGATCACGGTGACCGCGCTGGTGGGGCTGCTGTTCACGATCGCCACGCCGTGGATCGTGCGGGCGCTGACGATGGTGGACCGGCTGCTGGTGCACGGGCTGCTCGGGCCGTCGCGGCTGGCGTCACGGGTGGTGGAGCTGGAGTCGGACCGGGGGGTCGTGGTCGACACGGCGGCGGCCGACCTGCGGCGCATCGAGCGGGATCTGCACGACGGGGCGCAGGCCCGGCTGGTGGCGCTGGCCATGGATCTGGGGCTGGCGAAGGAGAAGCTCCAGGAGGACCCGCAGACGGCCGCGCGGATGGTGGACGAGGCGCACGGCGAGGTGAAGACGGCGCTGCAGGAGCTGCGGGACCTGGCCCGGGGGATCCATCCGGCGGTGCTGACGGACCGGGGTCTGGACGCGGCGCTGTCGGCGGTGGCGTCGCGGTGCACAGTGCCGGTGCGGGTCGAGGTCGACCTGGCGCGGCGGCCGGCGCCGGCGATCGAGGGGATCGCGTACTTCACGGTGTCGGAGCTGCTGCAGAACGTCAGCAAGCACGCGCGGGCCACGTGGGCGGGCGTCGAGGTGTGGCGGACGGAGAACCGGCTGATGCTGCAGGTCGTGGACAACGGCGTGGGCGGGGCCGATGTGTCCCAGGGGTCCGGTCTCGCGGGGCTGACGGACCGGCTGGACGCGGTGGACGGGATCCTGGTCGTGGACTCACCGGCGGGCGGGCCGACCCGGGTGACCGCGGAGTTGCCGTGGCGGGGGGAGCACGTGCGGTGA
- a CDS encoding 2-oxoacid:acceptor oxidoreductase subunit alpha: MTSQVSSPAEQADGAVVGEQRKAAGAKDVRRLDRVIIRFAGDSGDGMQLTGDRFTSETASFGNDLSTLPNFPAEIRAPAGTLPGVSSFQLHFADHDILTPGDAPNVLVAMNPAALKANIGDLPRGAEVIVNTDEFTKRAMQKVGYDTSPLEDGSLDGYHVHPVPLTTLTVEALKEFDLSRKEAERSKNMFALGLLSWMYHRPTEGTEKFLKSKFAKKPDIAAANIAAFRAGWNFGETTEDFAVSYEVAPAASAFPPGVYRNISGNLALSYGLVAASRQADLPLYLGSYPITPASDILHELSRHKNFGVRTFQAEDEIAGIGAALGAAFGGSLAVTTTSGPGVALKSETIGLAVSLELPLLIVDIQRGGPSTGLPTKTEQADLLQAMYGRNGEAPVPVVAPRTPADCFDAALEAARIALTYRTPVFLLSDGYLANGSEPWRIPDIEELPDLRVQFAQGPNHTLDDGSEVFWPYKRDPQTLARPWAIPGTPGLEHRIGGIEKQDGTGNISYDPANHDFMVRTRQAKIDGIDVPDLEVDDPHEARTLVLGWGSTYGPITAAVRRLRRAGESVAQAHLRHLNPFPRNLGSVLERYEKVVIPEMNLGQLATLIRAKYLVDAHSYTQVNGMPFKAEQLAAALKEAIDG, encoded by the coding sequence GTGACCAGCCAGGTCAGTAGCCCAGCGGAGCAGGCCGACGGAGCAGTCGTAGGAGAGCAGCGCAAAGCGGCGGGCGCGAAGGATGTCCGTCGTCTCGACCGAGTGATCATCAGGTTCGCGGGGGACTCGGGTGACGGTATGCAGCTCACCGGTGACCGTTTCACCTCGGAGACCGCGTCGTTCGGCAACGACCTGTCGACGCTGCCGAACTTCCCCGCCGAGATCAGGGCGCCCGCCGGGACACTGCCGGGTGTGTCGTCCTTCCAGTTGCACTTCGCCGACCACGACATCCTCACGCCCGGTGACGCGCCGAACGTGCTGGTGGCGATGAACCCGGCGGCGCTGAAGGCGAACATCGGCGACCTGCCGCGCGGCGCCGAGGTGATCGTCAACACGGACGAGTTCACCAAACGGGCGATGCAGAAGGTCGGCTACGACACCAGTCCGCTCGAGGACGGGTCGCTGGACGGCTACCACGTGCACCCCGTGCCGCTGACCACGCTCACGGTCGAGGCACTGAAGGAGTTCGACCTCAGCCGCAAGGAGGCCGAGCGCAGCAAGAACATGTTCGCGCTGGGCCTGCTGAGCTGGATGTACCACCGGCCCACCGAGGGCACGGAGAAGTTCCTGAAGTCGAAGTTCGCGAAGAAGCCCGACATCGCGGCGGCCAACATCGCCGCGTTCCGGGCCGGCTGGAACTTCGGCGAGACCACCGAGGACTTCGCCGTCTCCTACGAGGTCGCCCCGGCGGCCTCCGCGTTCCCGCCGGGTGTCTACCGCAACATCTCCGGCAACCTCGCCCTGTCGTACGGGCTGGTCGCGGCGAGCCGACAGGCGGATCTGCCGCTGTACCTGGGCTCGTACCCGATCACTCCGGCGTCGGACATCCTGCACGAGCTGAGCAGGCACAAGAACTTCGGGGTGCGGACCTTCCAGGCGGAGGACGAGATCGCCGGTATCGGGGCGGCGCTGGGCGCGGCCTTCGGCGGTTCGCTGGCCGTGACCACCACGAGCGGCCCGGGTGTGGCACTGAAGTCCGAGACCATCGGCCTCGCGGTCTCCCTGGAGCTGCCGCTGCTGATCGTGGACATCCAGCGCGGCGGGCCGTCGACGGGCCTGCCCACCAAGACCGAGCAGGCGGACCTGCTGCAGGCGATGTACGGGCGCAACGGCGAGGCTCCGGTGCCGGTGGTCGCGCCGCGCACACCGGCGGACTGCTTCGACGCCGCGCTGGAGGCGGCGCGGATCGCGCTGACGTACCGCACGCCGGTGTTCCTGCTGTCCGACGGCTACCTGGCCAACGGCTCCGAGCCCTGGCGGATCCCGGACATCGAGGAGCTGCCCGATCTGCGGGTGCAGTTCGCGCAGGGCCCGAACCACACGCTCGACGACGGCTCCGAGGTGTTCTGGCCGTACAAGAGGGACCCGCAGACGCTGGCCCGTCCGTGGGCGATCCCGGGCACGCCGGGTCTGGAGCACCGGATCGGCGGCATCGAGAAGCAGGACGGCACGGGCAACATCTCCTACGACCCGGCCAACCACGACTTCATGGTGCGCACCCGGCAGGCGAAGATCGACGGCATCGACGTGCCGGACCTCGAGGTGGACGACCCGCACGAGGCCAGGACGCTGGTGCTGGGCTGGGGCTCGACGTACGGGCCGATCACGGCGGCGGTGCGGCGGCTGCGCAGAGCCGGGGAGTCCGTCGCGCAGGCGCATCTGCGCCATCTCAACCCCTTCCCGCGGAATCTGGGCTCCGTGCTGGAGCGTTACGAAAAAGTAGTGATCCCCGAGATGAACCTCGGGCAGCTCGCCACGCTCATCCGGGCGAAGTACCTGGTCGACGCCCACTCGTACACCCAGGTCAACGGCATGCCGTTCAAGGCGGAGCAGCTCGCCGCGGCTCTGAAGGAGGCCATCGATGGCTGA
- a CDS encoding SDR family oxidoreductase: MSIVVTGATGHLGRHVVEQLLEKVPAEQITAVVRNAEKAADFADRGVRIALADYNAPASFDGLFSAGDKVLLISGTEFDKGRVQQHKAVIDAAKAAGVALLAYTSAPATLTAALADDHRGTEEILLDSGVPYALLRNGWYHENYTENLAPVLEHSAVVAAAGEGKVSSASRADYAAAAVAVLTGEGHENKTYELGGDTPWSFAEYAAELSRQTGKEIVYNAVSPDTLVGILTGAGLPEPFARILAGVDASIEKGELVVSTGDLSRLAGRPTTPLADAIAAALKG, from the coding sequence ATGAGCATCGTCGTCACCGGAGCCACCGGACACCTCGGCCGTCACGTCGTGGAGCAGCTGCTGGAGAAGGTCCCCGCCGAGCAGATCACCGCGGTCGTGCGCAACGCGGAGAAGGCCGCCGACTTCGCCGACCGCGGTGTGAGGATCGCCCTCGCCGACTACAACGCCCCCGCCTCCTTCGACGGCCTCTTCTCCGCCGGCGACAAGGTGCTGCTGATCTCCGGCACCGAGTTCGACAAGGGCCGTGTACAGCAGCACAAGGCCGTCATCGACGCCGCCAAGGCGGCCGGTGTCGCCCTGCTCGCCTACACCAGCGCCCCCGCCACCCTGACCGCCGCGCTCGCCGACGACCACCGCGGCACCGAGGAGATCCTGCTGGACTCCGGCGTGCCCTACGCGCTGCTGCGCAACGGCTGGTACCACGAGAACTACACCGAGAACCTCGCCCCGGTGCTGGAGCACAGCGCGGTCGTCGCCGCCGCCGGTGAGGGCAAGGTCTCCTCCGCCTCCCGCGCCGACTACGCCGCCGCCGCCGTCGCCGTGCTGACCGGCGAGGGACACGAGAACAAGACGTACGAGCTGGGCGGCGACACCCCCTGGAGCTTCGCCGAGTACGCCGCCGAGCTGAGCCGCCAGACCGGCAAGGAGATCGTCTACAACGCCGTCTCCCCCGACACCCTCGTCGGCATCCTGACCGGCGCGGGCCTGCCCGAGCCGTTCGCGCGGATCCTCGCGGGAGTGGACGCCTCCATCGAGAAGGGCGAACTGGTCGTCTCCACCGGCGACCTGTCCCGCCTGGCCGGCCGCCCGACCACGCCGCTCGCCGACGCCATCGCCGCCGCGCTCAAGGGCTGA
- a CDS encoding MFS transporter codes for MGTRAWALLLVLCGTIFLEGIDVAMMAVAIPAVRADLGLATGTAAWVMSAYVLGYAGFTLLGGRAADLLGRRRMFLLWLTVFLAFSGLGGFATDGWMLIVARFVTGIAAAFMTPAALSLITTSYEEGPQRNKALLVFAGTGAAGFSLGLVIGGLLTEIGWRWVFFAPVLLAAALLVAAVRLIPRRDAPPNRRRTFDLPGAITAAGAMLLAAYTVVRLEHGLHHWPLTLTSGLAAVLLAGVFVAVERRCPDPLVRLGLLRQGPVVRADLGALLFLGAFFGFQFVVTLYLQELRGWSSLQTAAALIVMGIDAVLAPTLTPRLVTRFGNARVITGGFLLAVAAYALFLPVGMDWSYAMMFPTLLLSGLAFALAYGPLTIAATDGVAGSEQGLAGGLLTTATQFGSAIGISAVTAVYGLASTGSGPEATLSAFRAALTVPVALVVLGTLISLVSAREARRAARNASQVSKVNASHTSANPAQRSGGISSWK; via the coding sequence ATGGGCACCCGTGCCTGGGCGCTGCTGCTCGTTCTGTGCGGAACGATCTTCCTCGAAGGCATCGACGTCGCGATGATGGCGGTGGCGATCCCGGCCGTCCGCGCCGACCTCGGACTGGCCACCGGCACCGCGGCCTGGGTGATGAGCGCCTATGTGCTCGGCTACGCGGGCTTCACGCTGCTGGGCGGCCGGGCCGCCGACCTGCTCGGGCGGCGGCGGATGTTCCTGCTCTGGCTGACCGTCTTCCTCGCCTTCTCGGGGCTTGGCGGCTTCGCGACGGACGGCTGGATGCTGATCGTCGCCCGGTTCGTCACGGGCATCGCCGCCGCCTTCATGACCCCGGCCGCGCTCTCCCTGATCACCACGTCGTACGAGGAGGGCCCGCAGCGCAACAAGGCCCTGCTGGTTTTCGCCGGGACGGGCGCGGCGGGCTTCTCCCTGGGTCTGGTCATCGGCGGTCTGCTCACCGAGATCGGCTGGCGCTGGGTGTTCTTCGCCCCCGTGCTGCTGGCCGCCGCCCTGCTCGTCGCGGCCGTGCGTCTGATCCCCCGGCGCGACGCCCCGCCGAACCGCCGCCGCACCTTCGACCTGCCCGGCGCGATCACCGCCGCCGGCGCCATGCTGCTGGCCGCCTACACCGTCGTACGCCTGGAACACGGCCTGCACCACTGGCCGCTCACCCTGACCTCGGGCCTCGCGGCCGTCCTGCTGGCCGGCGTCTTCGTCGCGGTCGAACGCCGCTGCCCCGACCCGCTCGTCCGGCTCGGCCTGCTGCGCCAGGGCCCGGTCGTGCGCGCCGACCTGGGGGCGCTGCTCTTCCTCGGCGCCTTCTTCGGCTTCCAGTTCGTCGTCACGCTCTATCTGCAGGAACTGCGCGGCTGGTCGTCCCTGCAGACGGCGGCGGCCCTGATCGTCATGGGCATCGACGCCGTCCTCGCGCCGACGCTCACGCCCAGACTGGTCACCCGCTTCGGCAACGCCCGGGTGATCACGGGCGGCTTCCTGCTGGCCGTGGCCGCGTACGCGCTGTTCCTGCCGGTCGGCATGGACTGGTCCTACGCCATGATGTTCCCGACCCTGCTCCTCAGCGGTCTCGCGTTCGCCCTGGCCTACGGGCCGCTGACGATCGCGGCGACGGACGGGGTGGCCGGGTCGGAGCAGGGCCTGGCCGGCGGCCTGCTGACCACCGCCACCCAGTTCGGCTCCGCGATCGGCATCTCGGCGGTGACGGCGGTCTACGGCCTGGCGTCCACCGGGTCCGGCCCGGAGGCCACGCTGTCGGCGTTCCGCGCGGCACTGACCGTGCCGGTCGCCTTGGTGGTGCTGGGCACGCTGATCTCGTTGGTGAGCGCGCGGGAGGCCCGGCGGGCGGCGCGCAACGCGTCCCAGGTGAGCAAGGTCAACGCCAGCCACACCAGCGCGAACCCGGCCCAGCGCTCCGGCGGCATCTCCTCGTGGAAGTAG
- a CDS encoding sensor histidine kinase, translating into MTQRIPSPGTAARAAAGPDDRPPPARLAYDRHTWKEIAHLLANLPVALLGFTYVVTVFSTGFGLTVTVIGFPLLAAGLVGARQLGRMERARARALLGVRIEEPSRLRLRGGGGFFQRLWMQLKDPVGWRTVLYEFIRLPWGVLTFTVTLASLFVLWPVLPFIARGLTNADRAMVRALLSPSDELERRIAELESDRGVVVDTAAADLRRIERDLHDGAQARLVNLAMGLGLAKEKVLEDPDAAAAMVEEAHGEVKLALQELRDLARGIHPAVLTDRGLDAALSSVASRCTVPVKVTVDLPQRPAAAIEGIAYFTVSELLQNVSKHSGAKSASVDVWQTNTRLLIQVWDDGVGGASLDGGTGMKGLADRLDAVDGLFVLESPAGGPTTVTAELPWRDRSGAPG; encoded by the coding sequence ATGACCCAACGCATCCCGTCCCCGGGCACGGCGGCCCGGGCGGCCGCCGGGCCGGACGACCGTCCGCCGCCGGCCCGGCTCGCCTATGACCGGCACACCTGGAAAGAGATCGCGCACCTGCTGGCCAACCTGCCGGTCGCGCTGCTCGGTTTCACCTACGTCGTGACGGTGTTCTCCACCGGTTTCGGGCTGACCGTCACGGTGATCGGGTTCCCGCTGCTCGCGGCGGGACTCGTGGGCGCACGGCAGTTGGGCAGGATGGAGCGGGCGCGGGCCCGGGCGCTGCTCGGGGTGCGGATCGAGGAGCCGAGCCGGCTGCGGCTGCGCGGCGGGGGCGGCTTCTTCCAGCGGTTGTGGATGCAGCTGAAGGACCCGGTGGGCTGGCGCACGGTCCTGTACGAGTTCATCCGGCTGCCGTGGGGTGTCCTCACGTTCACCGTCACGCTGGCCTCGCTGTTCGTGCTGTGGCCGGTGCTGCCGTTCATCGCCCGGGGGCTGACCAACGCCGACCGGGCCATGGTGCGGGCGCTGCTGTCGCCCTCCGACGAACTGGAGCGGCGGATCGCCGAGCTGGAGTCGGACCGGGGGGTCGTGGTCGACACGGCCGCGGCCGACCTGCGGCGCATCGAGCGGGATCTGCACGACGGGGCGCAGGCCCGGCTGGTCAATCTGGCCATGGGGCTCGGGCTGGCCAAGGAGAAGGTGCTGGAGGATCCCGACGCGGCGGCGGCGATGGTCGAGGAGGCACACGGCGAGGTGAAGCTGGCCCTCCAGGAACTGCGGGACCTGGCGCGGGGCATCCACCCGGCGGTCCTGACCGACCGTGGTCTGGACGCGGCCCTGTCCTCGGTCGCCTCGCGCTGCACGGTCCCGGTGAAGGTGACGGTCGATCTGCCGCAGCGGCCGGCCGCGGCCATCGAGGGCATCGCCTACTTCACCGTCTCGGAGCTGCTGCAGAACGTCAGCAAGCACAGCGGGGCGAAGTCGGCCTCGGTGGATGTGTGGCAGACGAACACCCGGCTGCTCATTCAGGTGTGGGACGACGGGGTCGGGGGCGCGAGCCTCGACGGCGGTACGGGGATGAAGGGCCTGGCGGACCGGCTGGACGCCGTCGACGGGCTGTTCGTCCTGGAGTCGCCCGCGGGTGGCCCGACGACGGTCACGGCGGAACTGCCGTGGCGCGACCGGTCCGGGGCCCCGGGGTAG
- a CDS encoding LuxR C-terminal-related transcriptional regulator, which yields MRVVIAEDSVLLREGLTRLLTDRGHDVVAGVGDGEALIKTITELDAQGELPDVVVADVRMPPTHTDEGVRAAVQLRKTHPGLGVLVLSQYVEERYATELLAGSSRGVGYLLKDRVAEVREFVDAVVRVAGGGTALDPEVVAQLLGRSRKQDVLAGLTPREREVLGLMAEGRTNSAIARQLVVSDGAVEKHVSNIFLKLGLSPSEGDHRRVLAVLTYLNS from the coding sequence GTGCGGGTGGTCATCGCCGAGGATTCAGTGCTGCTGAGGGAGGGCCTGACCCGGTTGCTGACCGACCGCGGGCACGACGTCGTCGCCGGTGTCGGTGACGGCGAGGCACTGATCAAGACCATCACCGAGCTGGACGCGCAGGGCGAGCTGCCGGACGTGGTCGTGGCGGACGTGCGGATGCCGCCGACGCACACCGACGAGGGGGTGCGGGCGGCGGTGCAGCTGCGCAAGACCCATCCGGGGCTCGGGGTGCTGGTGCTGTCGCAGTACGTGGAGGAGCGCTACGCCACGGAGCTGCTCGCGGGGTCCAGCCGGGGTGTCGGCTACCTGCTGAAGGACCGGGTGGCCGAGGTGCGGGAGTTCGTGGACGCGGTGGTGCGGGTGGCCGGGGGCGGTACGGCGCTCGACCCGGAGGTGGTGGCGCAGTTGCTGGGCCGCAGCCGTAAGCAGGACGTGCTGGCGGGGCTCACCCCGAGGGAGCGGGAGGTGCTGGGGCTGATGGCCGAGGGGCGGACGAACTCGGCGATCGCGCGGCAGCTCGTGGTCAGCGACGGGGCGGTGGAGAAGCACGTCAGCAACATCTTCCTGAAGCTGGGGCTGTCCCCGAGCGAGGGGGACCACCGCAGGGTGCTGGCCGTGCTGACATACCTCAACTCCTGA
- a CDS encoding 2-oxoacid:ferredoxin oxidoreductase subunit beta — protein sequence MAETSTHGTGTIESLSLVPKAEGRQSMKDFKSDQEVRWCPGCGDYAILAAVQGFMPELGLAKENIVFVSGIGCSSRFPYYMNTYGMHSIHGRAPAIATGLASSRRDLSVWVVTGDGDALSIGGNHLIHALRRNVNLKILLFNNRIYGLTKGQYSPTSEVGKITKSTPMGSLDAPFNPVSLAIGAEASFVARTVDSDRKHLTEVLRQAAAHQGTALIEIYQNCNIFNDGAFDALKDKQQAEEAVIRLEHGKPIRFGADQAKGVVRDPLTGDLKVVAVTPDNEDRVLVHDAHAPSPTTAFALSRLADPDTLHHTPIGVLRSVDRPVYDTQMADQLDTAIEQHGKGDLGALLAGGDTWTVVG from the coding sequence ATGGCTGAGACGTCCACGCACGGCACGGGCACCATCGAGTCGCTGTCCCTCGTCCCCAAGGCCGAGGGCAGGCAGTCGATGAAGGACTTCAAGTCCGACCAGGAAGTGCGCTGGTGCCCCGGCTGCGGCGACTACGCCATCCTCGCCGCGGTGCAGGGCTTCATGCCGGAGCTGGGGCTGGCGAAGGAGAACATCGTCTTCGTCTCGGGCATCGGCTGCTCCTCCCGCTTCCCGTACTACATGAACACCTACGGGATGCACTCCATCCACGGCCGCGCCCCCGCCATCGCCACGGGTCTGGCGAGCTCCCGCCGGGACCTGTCGGTGTGGGTCGTCACCGGTGACGGCGACGCGCTGTCCATCGGCGGCAACCACCTGATCCACGCGCTGCGCCGCAACGTCAACCTCAAGATCCTGTTGTTCAACAACCGGATCTACGGTCTGACCAAGGGCCAGTACTCGCCGACCTCCGAGGTCGGCAAGATCACGAAGTCGACGCCGATGGGCTCGCTGGACGCGCCGTTCAACCCGGTGTCGCTGGCGATCGGCGCGGAGGCCTCGTTCGTGGCGCGGACGGTGGACTCCGACCGCAAGCACCTCACCGAGGTGCTGCGCCAGGCCGCCGCCCACCAGGGCACGGCGCTGATCGAGATCTACCAGAACTGCAACATCTTCAACGACGGCGCCTTCGATGCCCTGAAGGACAAGCAGCAGGCCGAGGAGGCCGTGATCCGGCTGGAGCACGGCAAGCCGATCCGCTTCGGCGCCGACCAGGCCAAGGGCGTCGTGCGGGATCCGCTGACCGGTGATCTGAAGGTGGTCGCGGTGACGCCGGACAACGAGGACCGGGTGCTCGTCCACGACGCGCACGCCCCGTCTCCGACCACGGCGTTCGCGCTGTCCCGCCTCGCCGACCCGGACACCCTGCACCACACGCCGATCGGAGTCCTGCGCTCGGTCGACCGGCCCGTCTACGACACGCAGATGGCCGACCAGCTGGACACCGCGATCGAGCAGCACGGCAAGGGCGACCTGGGCGCGCTGCTGGCGGGCGGCGACACCTGGACGGTCGTGGGCTGA
- a CDS encoding winged helix-turn-helix transcriptional regulator, giving the protein MAVSDNEALCPYRLVLEHVTSRWGVLVLTELLDRPYRFSELRRAIGTYGGRGVSEKMLTQTLQTLERDGLVHRDAKPVIPPRVDYSLTGLGREAAEQVRALAAWTHQRMDDVEQARRAYDEARAAS; this is encoded by the coding sequence ATGGCCGTAAGTGACAACGAAGCCCTGTGCCCGTACCGGCTGGTCCTGGAGCACGTGACCAGCCGCTGGGGCGTGCTCGTCCTGACCGAGCTCCTGGACCGCCCGTACCGGTTCAGCGAGCTGCGCCGCGCGATCGGCACCTACGGGGGCCGGGGCGTCAGCGAGAAGATGCTGACCCAGACCCTCCAGACACTGGAGCGCGACGGCCTCGTCCACCGCGACGCCAAGCCCGTCATCCCGCCGCGCGTCGACTACTCCCTCACCGGCCTGGGCCGCGAGGCCGCCGAGCAGGTCCGGGCCCTCGCGGCATGGACGCACCAGCGCATGGACGACGTGGAGCAGGCGCGCCGCGCGTACGACGAGGCCCGGGCCGCCTCGTAG
- a CDS encoding NADH-quinone oxidoreductase subunit A — MPEPTVVTTTVVAADYFQSYSVVGLLAVVGVLFVAVAFGAGRLLRPVVPTPEKLLTYECGVDPVGEGWAHTQVRYYVYAFLYVIFAVDSIFLFPWATVFAAPGYGATTLVEMFIFLGFLAVGLLYAYKKGVLAWT, encoded by the coding sequence GTGCCGGAACCGACCGTCGTCACCACGACCGTCGTCGCGGCGGACTACTTCCAGTCCTATTCGGTCGTCGGTCTGCTCGCCGTCGTCGGCGTGCTGTTCGTCGCCGTGGCCTTCGGGGCCGGCCGCCTGCTGCGGCCCGTGGTCCCCACCCCCGAGAAGCTCCTGACGTACGAGTGCGGCGTCGACCCCGTCGGCGAGGGTTGGGCCCACACCCAGGTCCGCTACTACGTGTACGCCTTCCTCTACGTGATCTTCGCCGTCGACTCGATCTTCCTGTTCCCCTGGGCGACCGTCTTCGCCGCCCCCGGATACGGCGCGACGACCCTGGTCGAGATGTTCATCTTCCTCGGCTTCCTGGCCGTCGGCCTGCTCTACGCCTACAAGAAGGGCGTCCTGGCATGGACGTGA